The segment TGCCAAGAAAAGGGTTGTCCGGTTTGGCCCCCTCCGCTATAATCGTCTTATCATGGAAACGATCAAGAAAGAGCATGCGGAGAGGAGGGTGGGGGGGATGAGGGCCGAGAGAATCCGTCCCACGCGTCTTTCCGAAGACCTCCGGCGGATCTTGGACCAGGCGAACGGCAAGGGGGTGACGATCGGGAAGATCATCGAAATCCTCCACGGCCGTGGCTTCGATGTCCTCATTATCATCTTGGTTCTGCCGTTTTGCACGCCGATTCCGCTTCCCGGCCTCTCGACCCCCTTCGGGCTGATCTTGATGTTCTTCGGCCTTCGCATCGCGCTCCGACAGCGTCCCTGGCTCCCGAAACGACTGCTCAACATGGAGATTCCCTATCCGACCCTCACGAAGGTCATCAAGGGGGCACTGGCCGTCTCCACCCGCCTGGAAAAGGTTCTCCATCCACGGTTTCGTTTCTTCAAAGATTGGCCTTCCTTCAATTTTCTGAACGGGCTCGCCATCCTCTTGAGCGGGTTGGTCTTGAGTCTCCCCCTTCCAATCCCCTTTACCAATACGATTCCGGCCTGGTCGATCCTTCTGATCGCGGCGGGGATGATGGAAAACGACGGCGCCGTCATCGTCACCGGTTATTTGATGGCCGGCATGACCTGGGTCTATCTGGCTTCGTTGGTGTGGGTTGGAAAAGCGGGACTCACCTGGATGGGATTCTAATCTACTTTTTCGGTTTTCTCAAAACGTCCCCCTCCACATTGAACTTCTGAGCATCGCCCCGGGTGTACAATTCAATCCACTCGGAGGGGATGACTCTGAAAATAAAGTGGGGGCGGAAGGTCATGATGGCGGCGGGGATGAGAATCACCGCCGCGGCGGCGCTCGTCAGCATGGCGAGCGGCATCAGGATCCCTTCCATGTGAAGGTAGTAACCGGTGAAGGTGACGAGGAAAGTGCCGGCGGCGAAGGCGACGGCGATCAGGAGAATCGCCTTTCCGGCGGTGGCGAGGGTGACCTGGACGACCCGGTCGAGGTGGCGGTTGAGCGAGAGCTCCTCGCGTAATCGATAGAGAATGTAGATCGCGTAATCGGCTCCCATTCCGACCGCCATCGCGGAGACCGCCGCCGTCGAGATGCCGAGCGGAATGCCGGTCAATCCCATGAAACCGAAATTCCAGAGGACGGCAAAGAGAAGGGGAAT is part of the Candidatus Manganitrophus noduliformans genome and harbors:
- a CDS encoding exopolysaccharide biosynthesis protein; this encodes MRAERIRPTRLSEDLRRILDQANGKGVTIGKIIEILHGRGFDVLIIILVLPFCTPIPLPGLSTPFGLILMFFGLRIALRQRPWLPKRLLNMEIPYPTLTKVIKGALAVSTRLEKVLHPRFRFFKDWPSFNFLNGLAILLSGLVLSLPLPIPFTNTIPAWSILLIAAGMMENDGAVIVTGYLMAGMTWVYLASLVWVGKAGLTWMGF